DNA from Rhodobacteraceae bacterium M382:
ACACTCAAATTTGCGCTGCGTATCCAAGAACTTCCGCTACCAATTGTTTAAAGAAGTACAATCGAGCCATGCGACACACTACAAATCCACCACCCCTAGCCAAAGCCTCATGAAACACCCAAACGTCTTGTGGATGGTCTCTGATCACCAAGCCTTTGCCAATCGAAAATTGAACATTGAGTATTTCCCGCTCCAAAAACGACTTGGTGAGATCGGAACTACTTTTAGACGAGCCTATACAGTCTTGCCGATTTGTTCTCCGGCACGAGCATCTATGTTGACTGGGCTTTATCCGCATATGCACGGGTTGACGGAAAATGACGGGCGTTTCGGAGGCAGAGCAGAACTTGACGTGGGCGAGGCGTTGCTTCAACGCGATTTCAGGACTGCTGGCTACCGTTGTGGATGGTTCGGGAAATGGCATCTGAACCACGACACTTCTGCGTGTGACCATGGGTTTGAAGGCTTCTCTCTGCCCGGCTACGGCTATCCGTACAATACACCTGAATACAAAGCCTATCTTTCGAGTATTCAGTCCGGTCCCCTCTTTGCTGAAATAGAGGTGCCCGGTGAATCACGCCTTGCGCCCGCAACTCAGGTGGACCTATTGGAAGAAGACTCGTGGTACGATTATGAAGCCGGTAGCGCCATACTTCATGGCCCTGAAGAGGTCCACGAAGCGCATTTCCTTGCCGACGCTGCGATCCGATGGATTAAGAGCGTTGATAGGACCCATCCGTTCTTTGTCCGGCTTGATCCATGGGGACCACATCCGCCCTATACTGTTCCATCCGGATTTCAATCGGAGATGCGAGACGAGGATATATTCTTGTCCCACAACTTAGACCATGATCTAGAAACACGCCCCGCGCACCACGCACAATACAGAGATCAGTGGCAACGGGATTTGCGCGAAGACAGTTTCGATTGGCCGCGTCTGACGCGCCGCGCGATCGAACATTCAATCGTGGTTGAAAGGGCCCTGAAGAAGGTCATTGATTTCCTTGAAGACTGTGGAAGGATTGAGAACACGATCATCGTCTTTTGCGCGGACCACGGCGATGCAGTTGCCTCGAACGGAGGGGTCATGAACAAAGGCAGCCTCTTGACCGAAGAAACGATCCGCATCCCTATGGTCTTTGCGGGGCCGTCCATCGCTAGGGGGAAAACGACTGACGCGCTAATCGCAAACGTCGACGTTGCACCTACACTCCTGGATCTCTGCGATCTCACGCCCAGCTCAACGCATCAGGGCCTGTCGGTGGAGGGGCAGTTGCACAATCCCAGAGGTTCGGCTTTGCGCGACAAGATCATGGTCCAACACTACGGTTTGCATATCCCGATCGTCCAACGTTGCCTTGTTCAAACGAATTGGAAGTACGTCTTGCAGGAAGACGGTTTCGAAGAATTGTACCGACTTGACGCAGATCCCTATGAACGCACCAATCTTGCAATCGAGGACCCGAATGCCAGCGCAATTCTCAATCAACTCAGGAGTAGTCTGCGTAAGGAGATGGAGTCTCTCGGGGACAACCAGAAGGAAATTCGGTCTGTTCTGGACACCTTGTCAGAGTAACGAGTGTTAAGCCTCTGTATCTCCGTTTTCTCGGTCAAGTCTGTATTGGTTCAGGCTCCATTTCCATCCCGAAATTCGAGCAATTTGAAGCAACTGTAGTTTTGGGCTCGGAGCAGCCCCTCTTTGCGCGATGCATCAACGTCTTCTAAGCGGGAGGAATTGCCGTCTCTACTCTCCCTACATTGTTACCCCGCCAACTTTTGGTTGATCCGGCAATGGGCTTTCAGCGCGATCTGTGAGTGTTCTCGACGATGGATTGCAGCGCGTTGCACCTGGAGATGCCGGTGGCGCGCTTTTCATTCTTTTCCGCCATGTCCAATGTTGCGTGAGCGAGGATATCACGAGTGATACCGACATGCTCAGGGTCAAAGTCTGTGCTAGACGTTGCGGCGCAGTCGCGGAATGCGTGGGGGCGCAGCGCCACGCCAAAGTGGTGCATCGTCCCCTTGGGAAAGTCCCGAGATTGGCCGTCTTTGGTCATTGGATCGTCGTGCTGGTTGATCCAGAGAACGTCTGACATCTTGCTCTGAAGACGTACCGGGCGAAGATTTTCCAAGTATGGGCGCATTGGTGTGACCACGTCGCGCGACAGCAAAAGGCTGTGCGCTTTCTTGTCCTTCACATCCTTGGGCTGACATCTCAGGTTATTACACTCAGTTTGATCTGCCGGGGGCCAATCTCCAAACTTCCTGACGAGAGGAATAGGATCAATCATCGCAATGACACCGCTTGGATAGCACCGCGTCGTGGCAGTCATAAGCAAACTGGTTCGACAACTCGGCAAAAAAACCGTCGTTGTCTGCAGTTTCTTGGGCCTCAGCAGGCGGCGCACCATCTCATATTCACCGGGAAAAGCGTTCGAGCAGAGCTTGGCCGCGATGTGACGGAAAAGGTGGGCGTGCACGGTCAAGCCCATTCGAACGAAAGGTGACTTTCACGAGCACGGGGACGGCACGAAACTGGGTGTGACCACATTTTTGTCAACACGGCCTGAAGCAACGAGAACCTGCCAATACAACAGAGGTTTGCCGAGCGCTTTTGTCCTTATCAACAGTTTGAATTTGGGTAATGAAATTTTTCGCATATAGATACAATCTATGCTTGAATTAATCTACGTTTTGGATTTTTACGGGATCAGGATTTATAACCCAGAAAAAGAATAGGTTCATGCCCGACACAACCTTTATCTATAACAGTACATCCAACACCGTAGACGTAGCAGATGAGCATTTTGGCCTTAACCTTTTGTTCACCCAGGACAAACTTGGCGGTGTTGCAACGACCGACTACGAAACCGTTGCGGCGAATGTTGAGAACAAAGTGATCCGCTACGCAGGCGGAACTATGAGCGAAGCATGGTTTGATCCGGCCAACCCCAACGCGACAAGCGGCACAAGTTTCTTTGATGGAGAGCCAAAGAACGGTCTGACGCCCCTTGACAAAACGATGCAATACGCTGCCGACAGCAATTCCGAGCTACTTATTGTTATTCCAACCGGACGGTACTTCAATTCAAATCTACAGAGCTCTGGCTACATCTCCGGCGCTGACAAAGAAGCTATTAGAGATTTTGTCGAGGCTGTGATTGCTGATACACTGGTCACCAGCGGTCAGGTTCAGATTGCCGGATTTGAAATTGGCAACGAATGGTACCAAGATAACTTCAATTGGACGGTTGAGCAGTTTGGCGAGCTTTCCAGTCAGATCGCTAAAGTAATTCAACAAAGGATAGACAGTGTGAACAACGGACAGGATCCGATGATCTTTGTCCAATCCGGTCGAACACTTGCTGAAACGGAAGCCATCAGAGATCAATTTGGGCGTGTGGAATATGATGCCGTTGATGGTGACACCACCCATTTCTATACGACGAACTCGAATGGCAATCCAATGGGGGCCGGCGGGGGCGTCCAGGGTCGGCTGAATGATATCTACAATACATGGAATGACCCCAATGGCACCGGGGACATCCCTGTTTTGGTTTCCGAATGGAATGTCGGTGGAAATGGTCCGACAAATACATCGCTGTCCGGTCTAATGCGAAATGCGCCTTTGATGCGCACCTTTGCGGAAATGATCGAAAACGGCGTGGATATCGCCACGTTTTGGACCGCTATAGCAGCAGGGGATGGAGCGGAGTCCCTCTCTTTGCAGGACAACGGTTCTCACCTTACGCCGACGGGTTATCTTTACCGGATGCTTTCGGAAAATGTCGTTGGCACAGAACTGCAAACTCAAAACTCGGAATTCCGACTTCCCGGTGATCAGGGCTACGCAATGGTCTTTGAAGGCTCGGACCAGGCCGTTATTTACCTCACGTCTGGCACAGCCCAACAGTTGAATATCACAGCCAACTTGACGGGATTAATCAACTCAAACTCGCATATTTAAGCAACACGGCTTGGTATGGTGGGGGCTGACAACACGGCCTATTATGGCGAAGGGACGATTGCGCACTTGACCGAAGCCGATCTTGCTCTTGATCCGGGTACAGACGCAATAGCTGATGTCGCGCTGGGGGCCTACGAACTGATCCAGATAGTTGTTACGGACCAATCCGTGAACACTGGTATCACATTATATGGAGACGACCAAAACGCCACCCATGATGAACTTTTCGGAACCATCAACGCCGACACGCTCATAGCGAACGCCGGCAACGACACTCTGATTGGGGCCGGTGGAAACGACACGCTGGTTGGAGGGCGTGGAAACGATATCTATTTTGTCGACAATGCGGGCGCTAGTATTGTTGAGAACGCCCATGAAGGCACCGATCATGTAAATGCTTCGGTCTCATTCTCACTGAGGGACTTCAGCCAGCACCTTGAAACTCTGACCCTTACTGGCAGTGGCAACATCAACGGAACCGGTAACGGGGAAAACAACACAATCACCGGAAACGCTGGCAACAACACCCTAAATGGTGCGTGGGGCGATGATACGCTCAGCGGTGGCGGCGGAAATGATACCTTTCGCGACGACGCCGGAGCGGACCGCATGACAGGAGGGGCAGGGGGCGATACCTTTGTTTTCCTAAATAACTTTGGTCAGGATGTGGTGACAGATTTCAACATTGCCCAATCCGGCGAGCATATCGACCTGAGCGCTGTGGTCTCGATCGTAAGTTTTATCGATCTGAGCAATAACCATCTCAGCCAATCCGCTGGGCACACGATCATTGATGCTGGTGGAGGCAATACGATCACCTTGCATGGGGTCAATATTAACAACCTGACAGCCGATGATTTCATCTTTTGATCCCGTTCATCCCAACATCGGGCAGGGGGACTTTACTCCTGTCCCTGGCTCTTTCGACGCCTGTAGGCGGCGATGCAGAAATGATGATCTGGGTCTGATGAAGCGACTGAAAGATATCACCGATCAGCAATCCGACGATATCCGCAACGACCCTACTCGCCGGTCAGCCCGATCATGTCAGCCACCAGAGGTTCCTCGTCAACACATCCAACTTGCAGCCGTCTCTGTTTGAATCTGCGCCGTCCCGAACCACGGCAATCCCGACGCTCTGAGATGTGGGTCCGGTTTCGCGCACATGGTCAATACACGCGAAGGGATCAGGAGTTCCGCCCGTTAAAGCCCAAATTGATCCACCGGATCCATTTCTAGACGGGTAACCTGTGCAACGCGCTGTTGACCGAAGGGTTATATGGCACCCTGGACGATACCCGGCGGAATCGGGTGCTATGGCACTGAGATTACAACACCGTCAGACCTCACGCACCGCCCGAGACCAAATCGCCGTACAAAGCGCTGGAGGGTTGAGCCATGTGACGGCCGCGCGCCCGGTGTGCTGCTCAGACCGAAACCGACGACAATCAAAACCAAACCCGTGAACGCGCGTCATGAACGAGGGATCAGCGGGGGCGGGCGGGTCATGGCCCTTGGCTGTGCCAAGCCACAACAATCGCAGTGATCGGATGATGTGCGTCTGCGCTGGCACGTCCCGATACGGCCTCAACTGGACCCCTGACAACGAAGCCATCAATACAGGGCTTTTTGCATTTGGCGGGCGCGGTTGATGGCAAAGCTCAGCGGGTCAGATCGCGCATTCCGCTTTCGAGGCCCGACAGGGTCATTGGCACCATGCGGTTTTCAAAGATTTCCTGAACCATGCCGATGGAATGGGTGTAGTCCCAATATTTTTCGGGCACCGGATTGATCCACAGGTTTGATGTCCATTGTTCACGCGCGCGCTGAAGCCACACCTGGCCGGCTTCCTTGTTCCAATGTTCACTGGCTCCGCCGGGATAGGCGATTTCATAGGGGGACATCGAGGCATCGCCGACAAAGATGCATTTGTAATCTGGCCCATAGGTGCGCAGCACTTCGTGGGTTGGGGTCTGTGCGTCCCAGCGGCGGCGATTGTCCCGCCAGACACCTTCGTACAGGCAATTGTGGAAATAATAGTATTCCAGATGTTTGAATTCGGTGCGGGCGGCAGAAAACAACTCTTCGACCACTTTGATATGCGGATCCATTGACCCGCCCACATCCAGAAACAACAGCACCTTGACTGCATTGTGACGTTCGGGGCGGGTTTTTACGTCGAGATAGCCGTTCTCAGCCGTGGATCGAATGGTTCCGTCCAGATCCAGCTCTTCGTGGGCCCCTTCGCGGGCCCAGCGGCGCAGGCGTTTCAGCGCGACTTTGATATTGCGGGTCCCCAGTTCAACCGTGTCATCCAGGTTCTTGAATTCGCGTTTGTCCCAGACTTTGACAGCGCGCTGGTGACGGCTTTCCTTTTGGCCGATGCGCACGCCTTCTGGGTTGTACCCATAGGCCCCAAAGGGGGACGTCCCGGCGGTGCCAATCCATTTGTTGCCGCCCTGATGGCGGCCTTCCTGCTCCTTGAGCCGCTCCTTGAGCGTTTCCATCAGCTTGTCGAACCCGCCCAGGGCTTCGATCTCGGCCATTTCTTCAGGGCTCAGGTGCTTCTCCGCCATCTTGCGGAGCCACTCTTCGGGGATGTCGACGGCGTCCATCACCTGCTGTGCAGTGATCTGTTCGAGCCCCTTGAAGCTGGACGCAAAGGCGCGATCGAATTTGTCGATATTGCGTTCGTCCTTCACCATCGATGTTCGCGCGAGAAAGTAGAACTCTTCGACGTCATACATCGCCAGTCCCTGTTTCAGGGCCTGCAGAAAGGTCAGATACTCGCGCAGGGAAACGGGCAGGCCCGCGTTGCGAAGATTTTCAAAGAAGGGCTGGAACATGGCAGTCCGATTGTCAGAGGGCGAAACGGTCGATCAGTACCGTCAGAATAGTCGCCACAATCCCCAGTGCGATAGCGTAAACCGCTGCATATTGCAGGATATCCGCTATTGCGCCGCCACGTTTTTTTGCTGCCCGCGCGCCAAGGATTGCGCCCACTACAATCGCTGCAATGATGATCATGTTATCAGATGCCCGTTTTTTGTTGCGGGTTCAGCGCCGAGATTTCCTGCATCTTGGCCCGAACCGCCCAGTCCGAACCGAACCCGTACCGTGCCCAGCCAAGGCTGTCCAGCCTGACAATCCGCGCCTGGTCCGGGCGATTGATCAACTCCAGCGCTTCGGCCTGCAACATCATCAATGTTGACAGCAGCGCCGCATTTTCCGATTGCGCGGCGACGGACAAATACGGGCGGATATTGGCCAATGCGCCATCGCCGTTGCCTTTGGTAATCTGATAGGCCGCAATCTGCGTCGATACATAGGCGCGATGCAGCTGCGTATCGGGAGAGTTTTCCAGGAACTGCATGGCGCTGTGGTAATGGCGTTGGGCCAGATCGGGATCGTGCCCTTGGGTCATTCGGCCCAGTATATAGTGGCTAAAGGCGCGGCGGTGATCGCGCCAGCCCATTTGCTGGGCCGTCGCGGCGGCGGCATGGGCGGCCTGACGTCTTTGTTCGGGCTTGGAGCCGGGGCCAAGTGCGGCCTGAACGTTTTCAACCCAGGACCGGGGGGTGACGGCCACGGGGCGTGTCGGTAAACCAACGCCTTGGGGATTGAGCCGCGCCAAAATGCGCGGCAACTGGGCGGCGACCTGACCTTTGGTCATACCGGTGCGCAGTTCCGGCGCATACGTGGCGCGCAGGATCAGCATGTCAAACCCGGTCAACACCGTATGGACATTGTCGTCATTGAACACGGAATCCGGTAGGCGATACAGATCATTCAGCGGTCCGATGGCCTGGGCCAGCTCTTCGTGCAGGCAATCGCGGATTTCCTGTGGGCTGGCGTCCCGCGGGATAAAAACACCCAGCCGGGACCGGTCGCGCAGCAGGGCCCAATTGGTCTTGGGGCTGTGTCGGTTGCGCCGGTATTCAGACAGGCTGGACGCGTTGGGCACCACGAAACAGGCGGCCTGGGGCAGCGCCCGTCTGATCTCCGAGCGGTCTACAGCCTCGATGGTGATATTGGCATCGCTGCCTTGAACCTGTCGGATGTCAATTCCGGCTTCGGTTCGAAAGCGGGCCAGAAGCCGGGTCAGATCGTGTCGCAGGTTCGACGGCGGTGCGCCGGTCACCCGGACAGAAATCGGCGTTTCAAACCGTGTGAAGACCGGCAATTCACGGCCGCTTTCCAGCTGAAAATGCAGATCCAGGAAATCGGCGGCGATATTGCCGTTGGATCGGGCAGGGGCGCTGGGGTGGGCGACGGAAAACGCCTTCATCGGGGGCAGGGAGCTTTCCGCGATCTGCGCCCGCGATGGCGGATCCTCGAATGGAACCGTGTCGCAGGCCGCGACCAGGGCAAAGACCGAACTGGCAAGTAGCAAAGATCGGATCATGCGTGTTTGGCCTCGCGCGGTTGAATCTGCCATACACTCGTCGCGCACAGGTTTTCTGCACGCTGCAAACGCGTTTCAATCGTTACCAATTCAAAAACTATCAGGGGCAATGCAAAGGATCCCATTAATGACAATCACATGTCAGATATCGCTATTGTGATACGTCATTTGGGCGAAACTGTGAAGCGAAACAGCCGCCACCGCGGCAATTGTGGGGTCAACTTCGTTTCCGATGGGGCAACGGCGCATCCGGAGATGCGCCGATCAGGTGTTCACCGACGTCCGCGCGCCATAAAGGCAAGACGTTCGAACAGATGGACGTCCTGTTCGTTCTTGAGCAATGCACCGTGCAGCTTGGGCAAGGCATCCGCGCCGCCCCGTGCCAGATCTTCGGGCGTGAGGTCTTCGGCCAGCAACAGCTTGAGCCAGTCCAGAACTTCGGAGGTTGATGGCTTTTTCTTGAGCCCGGATGTCTCGCGAATTTCATAGAACTGGGTCAGGGCCGTGGTGAGCAAGGTGTCCTTGATACCGGGGTGGTGGACTTCGACGATCTTGCGCATCGTGTCCGCGTCCGGGAACCGGATGTAGTGAAAGAAGCAGCGGCGTAGGAAGGCGTCCGGCAGCTCTTTTTCGTTGTTCGACGTGATGATCATGATCGGGCGGTGTTTGGCCCGGATGGTTTCACCGGTCTCGTAGACATGGAACTCCATCTTGTCGAGCTCCTGCAACAGATCATTGGGGAACTCGATATCGGCCTTGTCGATCTCGTCAATCAGCAGGACAACTTTTTCGTCCGCATCAAAGGCTTCCCACAGCTTTCCCTTTTTGATGTAGTTTTTCACGTCGTGGACGCGTTCTTCGCCCAATTGGCTGTCGCGCAGGCGGCTGACCGCGTCGTATTCATACAGCCCCTGTTGGGCGCGGGTGGTGGATTTGACATTCCATTCGATCATCCGAAGACCCAATGCGCCGGCGACCTGGCGTGCCAGTTCGGTTTTTCCGGTGCCGGGCTCGCCCTTGACCAGCAGCGGACGTTCCAGTGTCACCGCGGCATTGACCGCAACGGTCAGGTCTTCGGTTGCGACATATTCGGCGGTGCCGTTGAATCTCATGTGGGTCCTCGCGCGTGCGTGTGTAATTTCGTTGCGCACCATACCAGCCCGCGCTGGCGCAGCAAGAGCACGACCGGGCAAATGTCGGACATTTGGGGACATGACGCGGCGTAGGACGTTTGGCTGGATTGCAACCTGCAACCGTGCGGAACTGAGTCGCGGCTGCGCAACAATATGTCCCGACCGAGCCCAATGTCTCCGAGATTGCCGCGTGACCACACGGAACCACATTTATCACCGCCACGACAGGGCATACCGTAACAGTCTGCATTTTATTGCATATTTGGCCGCTAACGGTAGCGGACGTTGCGGCAGGCCCGCCAAGCTGTTTTTGTGTAGTGACAATCTGCTAGCGACCCGTTAAAGCCTGCGTCCAGAGGGGGAGCCAGAGGTCGGCATTCATTTCTTCAGCTGTCAAATCTGGCCAGACCGAAGGAGCGGAAATGAACCAGGAAGTGCTTCTGCCGGATGACTACAAACCGGCCGAAAATGAACCTTTCATGAATAAGCGGCAGCAGGAATATTTTCGTCGCAAATTGTTGGACTGGAAACAGGATCTTATGGCGGACAGCCGCGATACGATCGAAGGTTTGCAGGACGGCACGCGCAATATTCCAGATGTGGCTGATCGCGCAAGCGAAGAAACTGACCGTGCGCTGGAACTGCGTACTCGGGATCGCCAGCGCAAGCTGGTGTCCAAGATCGACGCGGCATTGCGTCGGCTGGATGAAGGTGAATTCGGATACTGCGAAGTGACCGGAGAACCGATTTCGTTGAAACGTCTGGATGCGCGTCCCATCGCGACGATGAGCCTGGAAGCCCAGGAACGTCATGAGCGTCGGGAAAAAGTGCATCGCGACGACTAAATTTGCCATGCCTTAGGCGTCGGGCGCTGCAATATCTGCGCGTCCGCTCATGAACGGTACAGGAAACGGCCAGAATCTTGGGGTTCTGGCCGTTTCCTTTGTTTCACTCAGATTTGCCGCGGTTTCCGGGAATTGTCTGTTGCGGGGCGCGCCGGGGTGTTTAAAACCCGTGTTCACACCCCGAGGCTGACACACAAGAGGATCACCATGAGTCTGAACGGTCGAAAGATAACGATTGTCGGGGCCGGGATTGGTGGTCTGGCGTCGGCGCTGTGTCTGCAGCGCAAGGGGGCTTGTGTCACCGTTTTGGAACAGGCAGATGCCATTTCCGAAGTCGGGGCCGGGCTTCAGATTAGCCCCAATGGCGTCGCCGTGCTGCGGGCGCTCGGGCTCGAAGAGGGGCTGCGTGAAACATCTGTCCAGGCCCGTTCGGTGGTGTTGCGCGATTACGCCCAAGGGCAGGACGTACTGTGTCTGGATCTGGAGCGTTACGCCAGCGACCAGGCCTTTTACTTTGTTCATCGTTCGGATCTGATCACGCTGTTGGCGAATGCGGTGCGCAAGGCTGGTGTACAGGTGCGCCTGCTACAGAAAGTCGCCAAGGTCGTGCCGGACAATCAGGCCCCCACGGTTTGGCTGGCAAACGGAGCCCAGGCGCGCCCGGATCTGGTTGTTGGGGCCGATGGGTTGCATTCACGGGCGCGCGTCGCGCTGAATGGTGACGATGCGGCGTTCTTTACCGGGCAGGTGGCCTGGCGGGCCACGATTCCCAACGATCTGAACCTCCCGGCGCAAGCCCAGGTGTTCAT
Protein-coding regions in this window:
- the dksA gene encoding RNA polymerase-binding protein DksA — translated: MNQEVLLPDDYKPAENEPFMNKRQQEYFRRKLLDWKQDLMADSRDTIEGLQDGTRNIPDVADRASEETDRALELRTRDRQRKLVSKIDAALRRLDEGEFGYCEVTGEPISLKRLDARPIATMSLEAQERHERREKVHRDD
- a CDS encoding FAD-dependent monooxygenase, with protein sequence MSLNGRKITIVGAGIGGLASALCLQRKGACVTVLEQADAISEVGAGLQISPNGVAVLRALGLEEGLRETSVQARSVVLRDYAQGQDVLCLDLERYASDQAFYFVHRSDLITLLANAVRKAGVQVRLLQKVAKVVPDNQAPTVWLANGAQARPDLVVGADGLHSRARVALNGDDAAFFTGQVAWRATIPNDLNLPAQAQVFMGPGRHMVCYPLRNGERINIVAVQERDAWADEGWHFSDDPENLRAAFSDFGGVGHEILARVDTVGLWGLFRHPVAKHWYRGNVALVGDAAHPTLPFMAQGANLALEDSWVLADCLDQIQDPDLALMRYQTLRRPRAAKVVGAANGNAWKYHLRLPPVRGMAHMVLGLGGRLAPRRMVRQFDWIYRHDVTAGAAAR
- a CDS encoding VWA domain-containing protein, whose product is MFQPFFENLRNAGLPVSLREYLTFLQALKQGLAMYDVEEFYFLARTSMVKDERNIDKFDRAFASSFKGLEQITAQQVMDAVDIPEEWLRKMAEKHLSPEEMAEIEALGGFDKLMETLKERLKEQEGRHQGGNKWIGTAGTSPFGAYGYNPEGVRIGQKESRHQRAVKVWDKREFKNLDDTVELGTRNIKVALKRLRRWAREGAHEELDLDGTIRSTAENGYLDVKTRPERHNAVKVLLFLDVGGSMDPHIKVVEELFSAARTEFKHLEYYYFHNCLYEGVWRDNRRRWDAQTPTHEVLRTYGPDYKCIFVGDASMSPYEIAYPGGASEHWNKEAGQVWLQRAREQWTSNLWINPVPEKYWDYTHSIGMVQEIFENRMVPMTLSGLESGMRDLTR
- a CDS encoding MoxR family ATPase, coding for MRFNGTAEYVATEDLTVAVNAAVTLERPLLVKGEPGTGKTELARQVAGALGLRMIEWNVKSTTRAQQGLYEYDAVSRLRDSQLGEERVHDVKNYIKKGKLWEAFDADEKVVLLIDEIDKADIEFPNDLLQELDKMEFHVYETGETIRAKHRPIMIITSNNEKELPDAFLRRCFFHYIRFPDADTMRKIVEVHHPGIKDTLLTTALTQFYEIRETSGLKKKPSTSEVLDWLKLLLAEDLTPEDLARGGADALPKLHGALLKNEQDVHLFERLAFMARGRR
- a CDS encoding sulfatase-like hydrolase/transferase, translating into MSALQHSNLRCVSKNFRYQLFKEVQSSHATHYKSTTPSQSLMKHPNVLWMVSDHQAFANRKLNIEYFPLQKRLGEIGTTFRRAYTVLPICSPARASMLTGLYPHMHGLTENDGRFGGRAELDVGEALLQRDFRTAGYRCGWFGKWHLNHDTSACDHGFEGFSLPGYGYPYNTPEYKAYLSSIQSGPLFAEIEVPGESRLAPATQVDLLEEDSWYDYEAGSAILHGPEEVHEAHFLADAAIRWIKSVDRTHPFFVRLDPWGPHPPYTVPSGFQSEMRDEDIFLSHNLDHDLETRPAHHAQYRDQWQRDLREDSFDWPRLTRRAIEHSIVVERALKKVIDFLEDCGRIENTIIVFCADHGDAVASNGGVMNKGSLLTEETIRIPMVFAGPSIARGKTTDALIANVDVAPTLLDLCDLTPSSTHQGLSVEGQLHNPRGSALRDKIMVQHYGLHIPIVQRCLVQTNWKYVLQEDGFEELYRLDADPYERTNLAIEDPNASAILNQLRSSLRKEMESLGDNQKEIRSVLDTLSE
- a CDS encoding DUF2927 domain-containing protein, whose protein sequence is MIRSLLLASSVFALVAACDTVPFEDPPSRAQIAESSLPPMKAFSVAHPSAPARSNGNIAADFLDLHFQLESGRELPVFTRFETPISVRVTGAPPSNLRHDLTRLLARFRTEAGIDIRQVQGSDANITIEAVDRSEIRRALPQAACFVVPNASSLSEYRRNRHSPKTNWALLRDRSRLGVFIPRDASPQEIRDCLHEELAQAIGPLNDLYRLPDSVFNDDNVHTVLTGFDMLILRATYAPELRTGMTKGQVAAQLPRILARLNPQGVGLPTRPVAVTPRSWVENVQAALGPGSKPEQRRQAAHAAAATAQQMGWRDHRRAFSHYILGRMTQGHDPDLAQRHYHSAMQFLENSPDTQLHRAYVSTQIAAYQITKGNGDGALANIRPYLSVAAQSENAALLSTLMMLQAEALELINRPDQARIVRLDSLGWARYGFGSDWAVRAKMQEISALNPQQKTGI